The Neisseria sicca genome includes a window with the following:
- a CDS encoding phosphoribosylaminoimidazolesuccinocarboxamide synthase, with translation MSEISLKKIYSGKVRDLYEIDSKRMLMVASDRLSAFDVILDNPIPGKGEMLTQISNFWFKKLAHIMPNHFTGDTVYDVLPEHEAKAIEKRAVVAKKLTPVKVEAIVRGYLAGSGWKDYQKNGSVCGIKLPEGVKEAQQLPEVIFTPSTKAAVGDHDENISFEECERIIGKELAAQVRAKAIQLYTEAAEYAKSRGIIICDTKFEFGLDENGTLTLMDEVLTPDSSRFWPADQYQVGTNPPSFDKQFVRDWLEQSGWNKKAPAPEVPGDVIQKTVDKYREALNLLTRES, from the coding sequence ATGTCCGAAATTAGCTTGAAAAAAATTTACTCTGGAAAAGTGCGCGATTTATACGAGATCGACAGTAAACGCATGTTGATGGTTGCGTCAGACCGCTTGTCTGCATTTGATGTGATTTTAGACAATCCGATTCCGGGGAAAGGAGAAATGCTGACGCAGATTTCCAATTTCTGGTTTAAAAAACTGGCGCATATCATGCCTAATCACTTTACCGGCGATACGGTTTATGACGTGTTGCCCGAACATGAAGCCAAAGCCATCGAGAAACGTGCGGTTGTTGCCAAGAAACTGACCCCTGTCAAAGTAGAGGCGATTGTGCGCGGTTATTTAGCGGGCAGCGGGTGGAAAGATTACCAAAAAAACGGTTCTGTCTGCGGCATCAAACTTCCCGAAGGGGTGAAAGAAGCGCAGCAGCTTCCGGAAGTGATTTTTACTCCGTCTACCAAGGCTGCCGTTGGCGATCATGATGAAAATATCAGTTTTGAAGAATGTGAACGCATTATCGGTAAAGAGCTGGCGGCTCAAGTACGCGCTAAAGCGATTCAGCTTTATACGGAAGCCGCAGAATATGCAAAATCACGCGGTATCATCATATGCGATACCAAATTTGAATTCGGGCTGGATGAAAACGGTACGTTAACCCTGATGGATGAAGTACTGACACCCGATTCCAGCCGCTTTTGGCCGGCGGATCAATATCAAGTCGGCACCAATCCACCGTCTTTTGACAAGCAATTTGTTCGAGATTGGCTGGAGCAAAGCGGTTGGAACAAAAAAGCTCCGGCACCGGAAGTCCCTGGCGATGTTATTCAGAAAACAGTTGATAAATATCGGGAAGCATTAAATCTTTTAACCAGAGAATCATAA